In Halobaculum magnesiiphilum, the following proteins share a genomic window:
- a CDS encoding ABC transporter permease — protein sequence MSAFSAYLVKRMGYIGVTLLLISLIIFSITQLLPGNAAVMILGKQATEESITAIEQQLGLNRVWYVQYFDWLVGFVTGDWGTSFSNRQAVSELIFPRLIRSAQLALITSVLVTITAIPLGVLAAIKQDSIWDLLASAGGYIGVSLPEFVIGTAFIALFTGPIFQILPFGGYEPMSAGMITWAKHLILPSVTLSIILTAHVMRLTRSELVEVLRKDYVRTARLKGLDESKVISRHALRNGLLPTITLLTLNVGYLLGSIVVVEEVFTFPGLGRLLVRSIQARDLPVIQVTVMLLAIVYAFANLTADLLYTYLDPRIEYGEKQ from the coding sequence ATGTCCGCGTTTAGCGCATATCTGGTCAAGAGAATGGGATATATCGGGGTCACACTCCTGTTGATCTCCCTGATAATATTCTCCATCACCCAACTGCTTCCAGGCAACGCAGCAGTCATGATCTTAGGAAAACAGGCGACCGAGGAGAGTATTACTGCAATCGAACAACAGCTCGGGTTGAACCGTGTTTGGTACGTCCAATACTTCGATTGGTTAGTCGGTTTCGTAACGGGTGACTGGGGAACCAGTTTCTCGAACCGTCAGGCCGTTTCGGAACTCATCTTCCCCCGACTTATCCGGTCGGCCCAGCTCGCCCTGATTACATCGGTCTTGGTGACGATAACAGCCATACCGTTGGGTGTGCTCGCAGCAATTAAACAGGACTCGATCTGGGATCTCTTGGCTAGCGCGGGTGGCTATATCGGAGTCAGTTTACCCGAATTCGTCATTGGAACGGCATTCATTGCGCTGTTCACGGGTCCGATCTTCCAGATCCTTCCGTTCGGAGGATACGAACCAATGAGTGCTGGAATGATAACGTGGGCGAAGCACCTGATACTGCCGAGTGTAACGCTGTCAATAATCCTTACCGCACACGTGATGCGGTTGACCCGATCAGAGCTTGTCGAAGTCCTGCGAAAAGACTACGTCCGGACAGCACGACTCAAGGGACTGGATGAGTCGAAAGTCATCTCCAGACATGCTCTTCGAAACGGACTTCTACCGACGATTACCTTGCTCACGTTGAACGTCGGGTATCTCTTGGGGAGCATCGTCGTTGTCGAGGAGGTGTTCACCTTCCCGGGACTCGGACGTCTCCTTGTACGGTCGATTCAAGCGAGGGACCTTCCAGTAATTCAGGTGACCGTCATGCTGTTGGCTATCGTGTACGCGTTCGCGAATCTCACAGCAGACTTGCTGTACACGTACCTGGACCCGCGGATCGAATACGGTGAGAAACAATAA
- a CDS encoding IclR family transcriptional regulator produces MKDSAPRTLSTVETTCKVIDVLEENNGATVTEVAESLSVSPGGAYNHLATLANEGYVVKKDGQYELGMKFLNKGRHVIDNNVVYRAGKEVTENLAEETGEFAHLMTCEHGRGVFLHKSKGERGISKDFNEMKLKRHDYLHWGSTGKAYLAHLPPEEAREIIEEHGLPSMNENTITDPEELFAEFETIREQGYAINDQEEIIGTRAVGAPIENDKGLYGAISISGPKSRFTFDNLHAELSDKVLEAANIISVNITTLQNQ; encoded by the coding sequence ATGAAGGACAGCGCACCCCGAACATTGAGTACGGTAGAAACCACCTGTAAAGTCATCGACGTTCTCGAAGAGAACAACGGTGCTACCGTCACAGAGGTCGCCGAGTCATTAAGTGTCTCACCGGGTGGTGCCTACAATCACTTGGCGACGCTGGCCAACGAGGGATACGTTGTCAAAAAAGATGGACAATATGAGTTGGGTATGAAGTTTTTGAACAAAGGGAGACACGTCATAGACAACAACGTAGTGTACCGTGCTGGTAAAGAGGTCACCGAGAATCTCGCCGAGGAGACGGGGGAATTCGCACATCTGATGACCTGTGAACACGGCCGTGGAGTGTTTCTACACAAATCAAAGGGTGAGCGGGGCATCTCGAAAGATTTCAACGAGATGAAACTCAAACGGCATGACTATCTACACTGGGGTTCGACTGGAAAGGCGTATCTAGCGCATTTACCCCCCGAAGAGGCAAGGGAAATCATTGAAGAACACGGATTACCGTCGATGAACGAAAATACAATTACCGACCCGGAAGAACTGTTTGCAGAGTTCGAAACTATTCGAGAGCAGGGGTACGCTATCAATGATCAAGAAGAGATCATAGGAACCCGCGCTGTCGGTGCGCCAATTGAGAATGATAAAGGACTCTACGGGGCTATCAGTATCTCCGGCCCGAAAAGCCGGTTTACGTTCGACAACCTTCATGCTGAATTGAGTGATAAAGTTCTGGAAGCCGCCAACATCATCAGTGTGAATATCACTACGCTTCAAAATCAGTAA
- the solA gene encoding N-methyl-L-tryptophan oxidase, with amino-acid sequence MQTSSQRFDAIVVGVGGIGSAAVYHLAQRGLDVLGLDQYNIPNSIGSSHGDSRLIRLTNHEDPEYVPHVRRSLTLWESLENQYGEQLLHRTGTVDAGPPDSDTVQGAIKACKEYDLSYEHLSSQELSEKFPGFELPEDFEAVYQPDGGFINPTKCVQAHVELAQEHGAVTHAHETVEDWNSTADGVTVETDRATYEADNLVITAGAWTQLLVDELEETLTPWRVIVGGFQPADREQFTPKNFPVFSINDGSQGYYGGPDAGTSGFKFGLVDNLEEVANPGDFDPRPTEKERERLRTELLENAQRYFPEGARTIKRLKTCMVTHTPDQDFIVDHLPSDPNVIVGAGFSGKGFKFSSLMGELLADLVTHQESAVDVELFDISRFQRVTR; translated from the coding sequence ATGCAGACCAGTAGTCAGCGATTCGATGCCATAGTCGTTGGTGTCGGAGGCATCGGTAGCGCAGCCGTCTACCATCTGGCTCAACGGGGCCTCGATGTCCTGGGGTTAGACCAGTACAATATCCCCAACTCGATAGGGTCCTCACACGGCGATTCCAGACTGATCCGCTTGACGAATCACGAAGATCCCGAGTATGTCCCTCACGTCCGCCGTTCGCTAACCCTGTGGGAATCACTGGAGAACCAGTACGGCGAACAGCTTCTCCATCGGACGGGAACAGTCGACGCTGGGCCTCCCGATAGCGACACGGTCCAAGGGGCTATCAAAGCCTGCAAGGAGTACGATCTCTCGTACGAACACCTCTCGTCACAGGAATTGTCAGAAAAATTCCCCGGCTTCGAACTCCCTGAGGACTTCGAGGCGGTTTATCAACCTGATGGGGGGTTCATCAACCCCACTAAGTGTGTTCAGGCACACGTCGAACTCGCACAGGAACACGGTGCCGTCACGCACGCCCACGAGACAGTGGAAGATTGGAATTCGACGGCAGACGGTGTCACTGTCGAGACCGACAGGGCCACCTACGAGGCCGACAACCTCGTCATCACGGCCGGTGCGTGGACCCAGTTACTCGTCGATGAGTTGGAAGAAACCTTGACTCCCTGGCGTGTCATCGTAGGCGGGTTTCAACCCGCCGACAGAGAGCAGTTCACTCCGAAGAACTTCCCCGTGTTCTCTATCAATGATGGAAGTCAGGGATATTATGGTGGCCCCGACGCGGGAACGTCCGGATTCAAGTTCGGGCTCGTGGACAACTTGGAGGAAGTAGCAAACCCAGGTGACTTCGATCCTCGTCCAACAGAAAAAGAACGAGAACGACTCCGGACCGAACTCCTCGAAAACGCACAGAGGTACTTCCCCGAGGGTGCAAGAACGATAAAACGGTTGAAGACGTGTATGGTAACCCACACACCCGACCAAGACTTCATCGTTGACCACCTCCCGTCGGATCCCAACGTCATCGTTGGTGCCGGGTTCTCCGGTAAGGGGTTCAAGTTCAGTAGCCTCATGGGAGAACTCCTAGCTGACCTTGTGACTCACCAAGAGTCCGCCGTCGACGTCGAACTGTTCGATATCAGCCGGTTTCAGCGGGTGACCCGGTGA
- a CDS encoding Gfo/Idh/MocA family protein: protein MRFGVLSTANIGVKNLIPAISRTDHEVVAIGSRSRSKAQEVAKEFQIEDVYGSYESLLVESDVDAVYNPLPNGLHAEWTKRAVDNGRHVLCEKPLTADADEAEDLRSYVDSTDRLVMEGLMYAYHPRTERALELIEERLTGVSSVTARFSFQLKGTDDIRLDGDLAGGSMMDIGYYPVDLVRTVLGVPEAVYGSLVDARDCGTDTNMKAVFEYESDVTAQISSSFESPLTQFYRVEARNGWIEVENAFDTPKELEATIRGEIDGQPVSETFDPTDQYAREVTHFGNCVDENRTPRTDISRAIENMNLVDSIRRSDTREERVPVK from the coding sequence ATGAGGTTCGGAGTCCTGAGTACGGCGAATATCGGAGTAAAGAATCTGATTCCAGCGATTAGCAGAACTGACCACGAAGTCGTCGCGATTGGCTCACGGAGCCGATCAAAAGCTCAAGAGGTGGCCAAAGAGTTCCAAATCGAGGACGTCTATGGATCGTATGAGTCGTTGCTTGTCGAAAGCGATGTTGACGCAGTATACAATCCACTGCCGAACGGCCTCCACGCGGAGTGGACGAAGCGAGCTGTGGATAACGGACGGCACGTCCTCTGTGAAAAGCCATTGACAGCGGATGCCGATGAAGCCGAGGACCTCCGTTCGTACGTTGATTCGACCGATCGCCTCGTGATGGAGGGACTCATGTACGCATACCACCCACGAACGGAACGCGCCCTTGAACTGATCGAAGAACGGTTGACCGGAGTCAGTTCCGTCACTGCTCGGTTTTCGTTTCAGCTGAAAGGAACGGACGACATCCGACTTGACGGCGACCTCGCAGGCGGGAGTATGATGGATATCGGTTACTATCCCGTTGATCTCGTGCGAACAGTGCTCGGAGTTCCGGAGGCGGTCTACGGATCGTTGGTTGATGCTCGCGACTGTGGGACTGATACGAACATGAAAGCGGTGTTTGAATACGAGTCGGACGTCACGGCGCAGATCTCATCCAGTTTCGAGTCGCCGCTTACCCAGTTTTACCGCGTCGAAGCGAGGAACGGATGGATCGAAGTCGAGAATGCCTTCGATACGCCCAAGGAACTTGAGGCGACTATCCGAGGCGAAATTGACGGCCAACCCGTCTCGGAAACATTTGACCCCACTGACCAGTACGCGAGAGAAGTCACTCACTTCGGGAACTGTGTCGACGAGAATCGAACGCCTCGAACGGACATTTCGAGAGCAATCGAGAACATGAACCTGGTCGATAGTATCAGGAGGAGTGACACGCGAGAAGAACGTGTACCTGTGAAGTGA
- a CDS encoding ABC transporter substrate-binding protein, whose amino-acid sequence MMSSKFPQRWGVKLFYSTLTRVSPDLEPYGDLAADWSSNDASDEWTFSLRDATFHDGSKVTASDVKATFETVYDEDVGSPGMGTMGDIQQVEAVDETTVRFILGGSNSDFAKLVSKGWGSIVPEDIVTDPEKRQALGTEEHGSGAFTLEEFAPGDELVGVAYDDYYRTGDDGEPLPYVDRISQITIPEKSNQVNALRGEDVDIIWQPGYGQWGQLQNLSDANAHRTPGGEIANFVMNTSVEPWSDPRVRKAVKHAIDREAILSAVQDGLGVVGQDNLLSPAYDFHADIDPPEQDLEKARELLAEAGYPDGINLTEEFDLTLQTASNIPHMRGTAVLMQEQLEEVGIEFELETMGYDTWSATVWRKSPFYVGAYGMRISGANFMKLMLHSEGNWNSESDWTNQEFDDLVDNAIAETDREQKQQYMNEAQTLVRDEGPYAISFYIDTIGASKNYVEKYELNPLAYQIYPDEYALGANAPTK is encoded by the coding sequence ATGATGTCCTCGAAGTTCCCACAACGTTGGGGAGTGAAGCTGTTTTATTCCACCCTGACCCGTGTCAGCCCCGATCTCGAACCATACGGCGATTTGGCCGCAGACTGGTCATCGAATGACGCGTCCGATGAGTGGACGTTCTCGTTGCGGGATGCAACGTTCCACGACGGGAGCAAGGTCACCGCTTCGGATGTGAAAGCGACGTTCGAAACGGTGTACGATGAGGATGTTGGGAGCCCAGGAATGGGAACGATGGGCGACATTCAACAGGTCGAAGCCGTCGATGAAACCACTGTCAGGTTCATTCTCGGCGGGAGTAACTCTGACTTCGCCAAACTCGTTTCCAAGGGATGGGGGTCGATCGTTCCAGAGGACATCGTCACTGATCCCGAAAAGCGGCAGGCACTCGGAACGGAGGAGCATGGGTCAGGTGCCTTCACGTTGGAGGAGTTCGCCCCCGGTGACGAACTTGTCGGGGTCGCGTACGACGACTATTACAGGACCGGTGACGACGGGGAACCACTCCCGTACGTCGATAGAATCAGTCAAATAACGATCCCTGAGAAAAGTAATCAGGTCAACGCGCTCCGAGGAGAAGACGTCGACATCATCTGGCAACCTGGGTACGGTCAATGGGGGCAGCTCCAGAACCTCAGCGACGCAAACGCCCATAGGACGCCAGGGGGAGAGATCGCGAACTTCGTCATGAACACGAGCGTTGAACCGTGGTCCGACCCTCGTGTGAGAAAAGCCGTAAAACACGCTATTGACCGTGAAGCAATTCTAAGCGCGGTCCAAGATGGACTCGGAGTGGTGGGACAGGATAATCTTCTCTCCCCCGCGTACGACTTTCATGCCGATATCGATCCACCTGAGCAAGACCTCGAGAAGGCAAGAGAACTTCTCGCCGAAGCAGGATATCCCGATGGCATCAACCTGACGGAGGAGTTCGACCTGACGCTGCAGACAGCCAGTAATATCCCGCACATGCGGGGTACGGCTGTGTTGATGCAGGAGCAGCTCGAGGAAGTCGGCATCGAGTTCGAACTCGAAACGATGGGATACGACACCTGGAGTGCTACCGTGTGGAGAAAATCCCCGTTCTACGTCGGTGCATACGGAATGCGCATCAGCGGGGCGAACTTCATGAAGCTGATGCTGCACTCCGAAGGCAACTGGAACAGCGAATCCGATTGGACGAACCAAGAGTTCGATGATCTCGTCGACAATGCGATCGCAGAGACCGACCGAGAGCAAAAACAACAGTACATGAACGAGGCCCAGACGCTGGTTCGAGACGAAGGCCCGTACGCGATATCGTTCTATATCGACACGATCGGAGCTTCGAAGAACTACGTAGAAAAGTACGAACTTAATCCGCTTGCATACCAGATTTACCCCGATGAATATGCCCTTGGAGCGAATGCTCCGACGAAGTAA
- a CDS encoding ABC transporter ATP-binding protein: MRSVSEAHTDQDDQSVLSVTDLSVEYLTGDSSVKAVRDVSLHIEPGETLGIAGESGSGKSTLALAILRYLGDNGQITSGSINYEGQSILELSSAELKELRGNEIAHVPQDPNTALNPSMTVGEQIAEVVRTHRDVTRSEAMEQTYEVLQEVNLPDPETNASQYPHELSGGQQQRVILAIALACQPRLLILDEPTTGLDVTTQATILDLIDELIEEWDTSVLLITHNLGVINQISDRVGIMYAGEIMEMGTTESVFSSPANPYTQGLLASLPQGDDRRLKPIPGQIGDLRRIPNGCVFAERCEFATDECRDTPVEKVPVNDDPEHLTRCKRWEHALENPIQADSQKIQRTAESKDSTLIEARNVQKYFGETSLLDRVFGGEPPVKAVDGVNLHINESETLGVVGESGCGKSTLGSVLLDLLPATDGEIYFRGQQFDSMDDQDWKEFRSECQIVFQNPHSSLNPKHTVGQAIKRPLEMFTDQSEDEQRERVAELLTQVGLQPSYADRYPRDLSGGEKQRVAIARAFSVNPSFVVLDEPVSALDVSVQASILNLLTSLQEEYGTSYLLISHDFSVVNYISDRTAVMYLGNFVETGSTESIFEPPYHPYTRALLSNIPSTDSSIEREQIYLEGDVPSARNPPSGCPFQTRCPQKIGDVCERDHPKLETVDSDNPKHQISCHLEPEEMTPSNDIV; this comes from the coding sequence ATGAGGTCTGTCAGTGAAGCACATACCGATCAAGATGACCAATCAGTGCTATCGGTAACTGATTTGTCTGTTGAGTATCTGACGGGAGACAGTTCGGTCAAAGCAGTCCGGGATGTATCTCTCCACATCGAACCCGGGGAGACTCTCGGTATCGCAGGGGAAAGCGGGAGCGGCAAAAGTACGTTAGCGCTCGCAATCCTGCGGTATCTCGGGGATAATGGCCAAATCACGAGTGGCTCAATTAACTACGAGGGCCAGTCGATTCTCGAACTTTCATCGGCGGAGCTCAAGGAGCTCCGCGGGAATGAAATCGCCCACGTCCCTCAGGATCCGAACACGGCGCTGAACCCGAGTATGACGGTAGGTGAACAGATAGCGGAAGTCGTTCGTACGCATCGCGACGTGACACGCTCAGAAGCGATGGAACAGACTTACGAGGTGCTTCAGGAGGTCAACCTTCCCGATCCAGAAACGAATGCTTCCCAGTATCCACACGAACTCTCAGGTGGTCAACAACAGCGTGTCATACTGGCTATTGCGTTGGCGTGCCAGCCACGGCTTCTCATCCTAGACGAACCGACGACCGGTCTGGACGTTACTACGCAAGCAACGATTCTGGACCTTATCGACGAACTCATCGAGGAGTGGGACACGAGCGTCTTACTCATCACCCACAACCTCGGGGTCATTAATCAGATCTCGGATAGAGTCGGTATCATGTACGCCGGTGAAATTATGGAGATGGGGACGACTGAGAGCGTATTTAGTTCGCCGGCGAACCCATATACGCAAGGATTGCTCGCGTCACTTCCGCAGGGAGACGACCGGCGTTTGAAGCCGATTCCTGGGCAGATTGGCGATTTGAGAAGGATTCCAAACGGGTGTGTGTTCGCCGAACGGTGTGAGTTTGCGACAGACGAGTGTAGAGATACCCCTGTGGAGAAGGTGCCTGTCAATGACGACCCAGAACACCTCACTCGGTGCAAACGATGGGAACACGCGTTGGAAAATCCAATTCAAGCAGATAGCCAGAAGATTCAACGCACCGCCGAGTCAAAAGACTCTACCCTCATTGAGGCTCGGAATGTACAGAAGTACTTCGGCGAGACATCCCTACTGGATCGCGTGTTCGGCGGTGAACCACCAGTGAAAGCCGTTGACGGCGTGAATCTGCACATCAATGAATCGGAGACCCTGGGGGTGGTTGGCGAATCCGGATGTGGGAAAAGTACACTCGGGTCGGTTCTGTTGGACCTCCTTCCAGCCACAGACGGGGAGATCTATTTCAGAGGCCAACAATTCGATTCGATGGATGACCAAGACTGGAAAGAGTTCCGCTCGGAGTGTCAGATCGTGTTCCAGAACCCTCATTCGAGTCTTAACCCAAAACATACGGTCGGACAAGCTATCAAGCGGCCGCTTGAGATGTTCACCGACCAGTCCGAGGACGAACAACGTGAGCGCGTGGCCGAACTCCTGACGCAGGTCGGACTACAGCCGAGCTATGCGGATCGCTATCCACGTGACCTCTCCGGGGGTGAAAAACAGCGTGTCGCGATCGCCCGTGCCTTCTCGGTCAATCCTTCATTCGTTGTACTCGACGAGCCGGTGTCAGCACTCGACGTCAGCGTTCAGGCAAGCATACTCAATCTCCTCACGAGTCTCCAAGAGGAGTACGGGACCTCGTATCTGCTCATAAGTCACGATTTCAGTGTGGTCAACTACATCAGTGATAGAACCGCGGTCATGTACCTTGGGAACTTCGTGGAAACAGGGTCGACGGAGTCGATATTCGAACCACCGTACCACCCATACACGCGGGCGCTGCTGTCGAATATTCCGTCGACAGATTCCTCCATAGAGAGGGAGCAGATCTATCTCGAAGGCGATGTTCCGAGCGCACGAAATCCACCGTCGGGATGTCCCTTCCAAACTCGGTGTCCACAGAAGATCGGTGATGTCTGTGAGCGGGATCATCCAAAGCTCGAAACTGTCGACTCCGACAATCCCAAACACCAGATCTCGTGCCACTTAGAACCCGAAGAGATGACTCCGTCAAACGACATCGTATAG
- a CDS encoding ABC transporter permease, which produces MATEESTTESVRISEPVKSRVSSVVLGLLSTRKGFVSVCLLAPVLVLSLAAPIIAPYDPTATHAADAFAGPGGQYLLGTDNYGRDLLSRVLYGGRASILIGLCSTAFGLTFGVPIGILSGYIGSRFDEIMMRLMDTLLSIPSLLLALLVVTVLGSGIVNTIIAIGVVFTPGIARITRSSTLSVKNEEYITAAEARGEPIHRIAFREILPNVSSPILVEASIRVGFGILIGTSLSFLGLGTQPPYPDWGYMISISRSHLHSSIWFMFWPSLALGISIMGFNLMGDALRDEMDSQYHSDG; this is translated from the coding sequence ATGGCAACTGAAGAATCCACAACGGAGTCAGTCCGGATTTCTGAGCCCGTGAAGAGTAGAGTTTCGAGCGTCGTTCTGGGGCTCCTCTCGACGAGAAAGGGCTTCGTCAGCGTGTGTCTCCTTGCACCGGTTCTCGTGTTGAGCCTCGCTGCTCCGATCATCGCACCTTACGATCCGACGGCCACCCATGCCGCCGATGCATTTGCGGGACCGGGTGGACAGTACCTTCTCGGGACCGACAATTATGGACGTGACCTGTTGTCACGAGTGCTTTACGGGGGGCGTGCGAGTATCCTCATCGGCCTTTGCTCGACAGCGTTTGGCCTAACCTTCGGAGTTCCGATCGGCATCCTTTCAGGATACATCGGAAGCCGCTTCGACGAGATAATGATGCGCCTGATGGACACCCTGCTAAGCATCCCGTCGCTGTTACTGGCATTGCTCGTCGTGACAGTTCTCGGGTCCGGGATTGTGAACACGATCATTGCGATTGGAGTCGTGTTCACCCCCGGTATCGCCCGCATCACACGGAGTAGTACGTTGTCCGTGAAAAACGAGGAGTACATCACGGCGGCCGAAGCTCGTGGCGAACCAATCCATCGGATCGCGTTCCGCGAGATACTGCCGAATGTTAGTTCGCCGATCCTAGTTGAGGCGTCAATCCGTGTCGGCTTCGGTATCCTCATCGGGACTTCACTCTCGTTCCTTGGACTCGGTACTCAACCACCGTATCCGGATTGGGGCTATATGATTTCGATCTCACGCAGCCATCTGCACTCCTCGATCTGGTTCATGTTCTGGCCGAGCTTGGCACTTGGTATCTCGATCATGGGGTTCAATCTGATGGGGGATGCGCTCCGCGACGAGATGGATTCGCAGTATCACTCGGACGGCTGA